The Thermoleophilum album genome contains a region encoding:
- a CDS encoding ABC1 kinase family protein, whose protein sequence is MAKDELPRGRLRRTVAVGSVLGREGARYATTRARNLARSEEEARRALENVHLETAERMVETLGRMKGAALKLGQLASFVDTEFLPPEYAELYQRKLAKLRAHAPAMPWRKVRKVLEQELEMPLSEAFAAIDEEAAAAASIGQVHRARLHDGREVAVKVQYPGIAEALRADLQNAGVVLRFAKAIAPGLDARAVARELRERFEEELDYELEAQRQRTFARAYRGHPFIYIPDVITRLSRRLVLVTEWVEGHDFEHVLRLPQAQRDRFGEIVFRYHYGSIYHLQQFNADAHPGNYLLMNDGRVAFLDFGMTKQLDHEQIQLEVAALEAVIAGDPERARRALHELGFLPNPSKVDAERLMEHVRAVAGWYLEDREVTIDPPLVMRVIAAMSDPRSGFYDLLRRESLPANELLGRRMETGVLAVLGKLRATRNWHRIGREWWFGEEPATELGEAEWEFFEQRGTRREPLVRR, encoded by the coding sequence GTGGCGAAGGACGAGCTCCCGCGTGGGCGGCTGCGACGCACCGTCGCTGTCGGCTCGGTGCTCGGGCGCGAGGGCGCGCGCTACGCGACGACGCGTGCGCGCAACCTGGCGCGCTCCGAGGAAGAGGCGCGTCGCGCGCTCGAGAACGTTCACCTCGAGACCGCCGAGCGAATGGTGGAGACGCTCGGCCGCATGAAGGGTGCGGCGCTCAAGCTTGGCCAGCTCGCCTCGTTCGTCGACACCGAGTTCTTGCCGCCCGAGTACGCCGAGCTCTATCAGCGCAAGCTGGCGAAGCTACGCGCCCACGCTCCGGCGATGCCGTGGCGGAAGGTTCGCAAGGTGCTCGAGCAGGAGCTTGAGATGCCACTCTCCGAAGCCTTCGCCGCGATCGACGAGGAGGCTGCAGCAGCGGCTTCGATCGGCCAGGTCCACCGCGCGCGCCTGCACGACGGTCGCGAGGTGGCGGTCAAGGTGCAGTACCCGGGGATCGCCGAGGCGCTACGTGCCGACCTTCAGAACGCGGGCGTGGTGTTGCGTTTCGCGAAAGCGATCGCGCCCGGCCTCGACGCGCGAGCGGTCGCCCGCGAGCTGCGCGAACGTTTCGAAGAGGAGCTCGACTACGAGCTCGAGGCGCAGCGCCAGCGCACGTTCGCGCGCGCCTACCGCGGGCATCCGTTCATCTACATCCCGGACGTCATAACGCGCCTGTCGCGACGGTTGGTGCTCGTCACGGAGTGGGTCGAGGGCCACGACTTCGAGCACGTGCTCCGCCTCCCGCAAGCGCAGCGCGACCGCTTCGGGGAGATCGTGTTCCGCTACCACTACGGCTCGATCTATCACCTGCAGCAGTTCAACGCCGACGCTCATCCCGGCAACTACCTGCTGATGAACGATGGGCGCGTCGCCTTTCTCGATTTCGGGATGACCAAGCAGCTCGACCACGAGCAGATCCAGCTCGAGGTGGCGGCGCTCGAAGCCGTGATCGCGGGCGATCCCGAGCGAGCGCGGCGAGCCCTGCACGAACTTGGCTTTCTGCCGAACCCCAGCAAAGTCGACGCGGAGCGCCTGATGGAGCACGTGCGAGCGGTCGCCGGCTGGTACCTCGAGGATCGTGAGGTGACGATCGACCCACCGCTCGTAATGCGCGTGATCGCGGCGATGTCGGACCCGCGCTCGGGCTTCTACGACTTGCTGCGGCGCGAGAGCTTGCCCGCCAACGAACTCCTCGGTCGGCGCATGGAGACCGGCGTCTTGGCGGTGCTCGGCAAGCTCCGGGCTACCCGCAACTGGCATCGGATCGGCCGCGAGTGGTGGTTCGGCGAGGAGCCCGCGACCGAGCTCGGTGAAGCGGAGTGGGAGTTCTTCGAGCAGCGCGGTACGCGACGCGAACCGCTGGTGCGCCGCTGA
- a CDS encoding ribose-phosphate pyrophosphokinase: MVTAGRASLDLGAKIADRLGVRLTDAGLKTFSDGEVYCRYQESIRGADLFIVQSICGSEREGLTVNDALVELLLMIHAAKHASAHRIVAVCPWYGYSRQDKKSAPREPISARLVAETLEVAGIDRMVTMDLHAGQMQGFFSRPVDHMTAMPILVQYVQDQLLPRHGELVIVAPDAGRVKLVRKFAQKVGAPYALLEKERPAQQVAEIGHVIGDVKDKVAVIVDDIIDTGGTLAVAAETVLDEGAREVYAVATHGIFSGRAYEILGQSPLSGIVVTDTVPLRAGAPPLIKQLTCADILTDTIRRIFTDDSVSEIFAGENQLF; this comes from the coding sequence ATGGTCACCGCGGGGCGGGCAAGCCTCGACCTCGGTGCGAAGATCGCCGATCGGCTCGGTGTGCGGCTGACCGATGCCGGACTCAAGACCTTCTCTGACGGCGAGGTGTACTGCCGCTACCAGGAGTCGATTCGCGGCGCTGACCTCTTCATCGTGCAGTCGATATGTGGTTCGGAGCGCGAGGGGCTGACGGTGAACGACGCGCTCGTCGAGCTCCTGCTGATGATTCACGCCGCCAAGCACGCTTCCGCACACCGCATCGTCGCGGTCTGCCCCTGGTACGGCTACTCCCGGCAAGACAAGAAGTCGGCGCCCCGCGAACCGATCTCGGCGCGGCTGGTCGCCGAGACGTTGGAGGTGGCGGGCATCGACCGCATGGTCACGATGGACCTCCACGCCGGCCAGATGCAGGGCTTCTTCTCGCGACCCGTCGACCACATGACGGCGATGCCGATCCTCGTCCAGTACGTGCAAGACCAACTGCTGCCGCGTCACGGCGAGCTCGTGATCGTCGCTCCGGATGCCGGTCGGGTGAAGCTGGTGCGGAAGTTCGCGCAGAAAGTCGGCGCGCCCTACGCGTTGCTCGAGAAGGAACGACCGGCCCAGCAGGTGGCGGAGATCGGCCACGTCATCGGTGACGTCAAGGACAAGGTGGCGGTGATTGTCGACGACATCATCGACACCGGTGGCACCCTGGCGGTGGCGGCCGAAACCGTGCTCGACGAGGGCGCTCGCGAGGTCTACGCGGTCGCGACGCACGGGATTTTCTCGGGCCGCGCCTATGAGATCCTCGGCCAGTCCCCGCTTTCCGGGATCGTTGTGACGGACACCGTGCCGCTGCGCGCAGGCGCTCCACCGCTGATCAAACAGCTGACCTGCGCCGACATCCTGACCGACACGATCCGTCGGATCTTCACCGACGACTCGGTGTCCGAAATCTTTGCTGGCGAGAACCAGCTGTTCTGA
- the glmU gene encoding bifunctional UDP-N-acetylglucosamine diphosphorylase/glucosamine-1-phosphate N-acetyltransferase GlmU: protein MSPTAFDCLVLAAGRGTRMRSQLPKVLHPICGRPMVEWVIAAAQEAGAARVGCVVRPGSPVAEALPGDVAVLEQAVGEGTGAAVLAAADWLSAKRPLVVLSGDHPLVTAAVVQTLVEAHTHARAAATILTSDGIDPAGYGRVLRAPDGTVERIVETKHSEDVPHEVLAIREVNIGLYAFAVDALLEALAQVPEERGERYLTAVFPLLRARGATVAAVRTPDDAAAFGVNTRVDLMRAEATARRRLIEQHALAGVSFECPEATVVEVDVEIAPDTVIGVGCTLRRGTRIGSRCLVGPCATLERAVVGDDVRIEHARLVDCRVENGATIGPFAYLRPGTVVRRGAKIGTFVELKNADVGAGAKVPHLSYLGDAEVGAEANVAAGNITANYDGRRKHRTVIGPRVRTGVDTAFVAPVTIGEGAYTGAGSVITKDVPPGALAIARARQRNVEGWVERFQGKDESER from the coding sequence GTGTCCCCGACCGCCTTCGACTGCTTGGTGTTGGCCGCAGGCCGCGGCACACGGATGCGCTCGCAACTCCCGAAGGTGTTGCACCCGATCTGCGGCCGCCCGATGGTCGAGTGGGTGATTGCTGCGGCTCAGGAAGCGGGGGCCGCCCGTGTCGGTTGTGTCGTGCGGCCGGGGAGTCCGGTCGCCGAGGCGCTGCCCGGCGACGTCGCGGTGCTCGAACAGGCGGTCGGCGAGGGCACCGGCGCGGCCGTCCTCGCGGCGGCGGACTGGCTTTCGGCGAAGCGGCCACTGGTCGTACTCTCCGGGGACCATCCGCTGGTCACCGCCGCTGTCGTGCAGACCCTCGTCGAAGCACACACACACGCGCGCGCTGCCGCGACGATCCTCACCAGCGACGGCATCGACCCCGCCGGCTACGGGCGGGTGTTGCGCGCCCCCGACGGCACGGTCGAAAGGATCGTCGAGACCAAACACAGCGAAGACGTGCCGCACGAGGTGCTGGCGATCCGCGAGGTCAACATCGGCCTCTACGCGTTTGCGGTCGACGCCCTGCTTGAGGCGCTCGCGCAGGTACCGGAGGAGCGCGGCGAGCGCTACCTCACCGCCGTCTTCCCGCTTCTACGAGCGCGCGGCGCGACCGTCGCGGCGGTGCGCACGCCCGACGATGCCGCGGCCTTCGGGGTCAACACGCGCGTCGACCTGATGCGTGCCGAGGCGACTGCGCGCCGGCGCCTCATCGAGCAGCACGCACTGGCGGGCGTCAGCTTCGAGTGCCCGGAGGCGACGGTCGTCGAGGTCGACGTCGAGATCGCTCCGGACACCGTGATCGGGGTTGGCTGCACGTTGCGGCGGGGTACGCGCATCGGTTCTCGTTGCCTGGTCGGTCCGTGTGCCACGCTGGAGCGTGCGGTCGTCGGCGACGACGTTCGGATCGAGCACGCGCGGCTCGTCGACTGTCGCGTCGAGAACGGCGCGACGATCGGGCCCTTCGCCTACCTTCGCCCCGGAACGGTCGTTCGGCGGGGAGCGAAGATCGGAACGTTCGTCGAACTCAAGAACGCCGACGTCGGGGCCGGCGCGAAGGTCCCGCACTTGAGTTACCTCGGCGACGCCGAGGTGGGCGCCGAGGCCAACGTCGCGGCGGGGAACATCACCGCCAACTACGACGGTCGTCGCAAGCATCGCACGGTCATCGGACCGCGCGTTCGAACGGGTGTCGACACCGCCTTCGTGGCGCCCGTGACCATCGGCGAGGGCGCGTACACTGGGGCCGGGTCGGTCATAACCAAGGACGTACCGCCCGGCGCGCTGGCCATCGCCAGGGCGCGTCAGCGGAACGTCGAGGGTTGGGTCGAGCGCTTCCAGGGGAAAGACGAGAGCGAGCGATGA
- a CDS encoding M48 family metallopeptidase: MARDRGSAIVVCGPTRLRRAAALERWYRRAARARLGALLATEAERLGVRPARLTIRAQRTRWGSCSTSGTVSLNWRLLLAPVAVARYVVVHELCHLRVPNHSRAFWDALEQALPEWRAGHQWLRRHETQLLRYRTIDSVP; the protein is encoded by the coding sequence GTGGCACGCGACCGCGGCTCGGCGATCGTCGTTTGCGGCCCAACGCGGCTGCGTCGCGCCGCGGCTCTGGAGCGCTGGTATCGGCGGGCCGCCCGAGCTCGCCTGGGCGCCCTGCTGGCAACCGAGGCCGAGCGGCTCGGGGTTCGTCCGGCGCGGCTCACGATCCGTGCTCAGCGCACACGCTGGGGCTCTTGCTCGACCTCCGGCACCGTCTCCCTCAACTGGCGACTGCTCTTGGCGCCGGTTGCCGTTGCCCGTTACGTGGTCGTCCACGAGCTCTGTCACTTGCGTGTTCCCAACCACTCGCGCGCTTTTTGGGACGCCCTTGAGCAGGCGCTTCCCGAGTGGCGGGCCGGGCACCAATGGTTGCGCCGCCACGAGACCCAGCTGCTGCGTTACCGCACGATCGACTCGGTCCCCTGA
- a CDS encoding copper resistance CopC/CopD family protein, protein MATVVGRADGAAVGRPPRIASTLAVGLVVLLASLLSAPRASAHASLVASDPSPGARLESAPTRLELRFSEPLAARLSRAQLVDASGRPLATSMFVEGRRIVVEPRSPMPRGGYRLDWSTVSTVDGHTLAGSVGFGVRAPPLGSSGALAVGGPFDLGGLAGLLGRVLLYVGLVGFAGPLFVAVLLGARKPSQWLVPDVLGADGTFDGRTLARRRAAFDGVHALFGLAAVAGALAVALADATRAAGTFDPAAIFDFLLANRAGLGRFAAALALALAVLAPARRQGLRAGAALVAIVALAAAGHAASAQPQALAITALSLHVAAGCAWLGGILAIALTWWSLLRRAGDHRTRLLPAVLEPFGLVALPAFVLVVAAGTVNAVIALGSPKDLLDTAWGRVLLLKIEFVGFVALLSALHALRWRRRIAGAGAPARLVRRHWRVVRAQPWLVPPVLVASALLTGFALPPRQVAATLASADPFGCRGCPPRAPLPGELAVADHAGPVLVAAWVRPERGGRAAFELRLRQLRGEAFAPRPRVPGAERLRSCGPGCWQGLLTAPSEELEVTLARRGQRVGVARLPLAVAPHSADRARRLLTRAERRMRKLAAVREDETLTSGVGRPVVTRYALVAPDRLAFRFSQGGGGVVIGARQWRVLPDGRVESSPYVGRFRSASWFRWTAYARYAWLLRGDRRYLRIALFDPGTPIWYRLAIERRRGLVRAVRMIAPGHYMTQTFYAFDQPTRIVPPPPTP, encoded by the coding sequence GTGGCGACCGTCGTGGGACGCGCTGACGGCGCGGCGGTCGGGCGCCCGCCGCGGATCGCGAGCACGCTCGCGGTGGGCCTGGTGGTGCTGCTCGCCTCGCTTCTGTCAGCGCCGCGAGCTTCCGCGCACGCCTCGCTCGTGGCGAGCGACCCGAGTCCGGGCGCCCGCCTCGAGAGCGCCCCCACCCGTCTTGAGTTGCGGTTCTCAGAGCCGCTCGCCGCGCGCTTGTCACGGGCGCAGCTCGTCGACGCAAGCGGTCGTCCGCTGGCGACGAGCATGTTCGTCGAAGGCCGGCGGATCGTCGTCGAGCCACGCTCCCCGATGCCCCGGGGCGGCTACCGACTGGACTGGTCGACGGTCTCGACCGTCGATGGTCACACGCTCGCCGGCAGCGTGGGCTTCGGGGTGCGCGCACCGCCACTCGGCTCGAGCGGCGCCCTCGCGGTCGGCGGGCCGTTCGACCTCGGCGGTCTGGCCGGGCTCCTCGGTCGTGTCCTGCTCTACGTCGGGCTAGTCGGCTTCGCAGGCCCTCTGTTCGTCGCCGTTTTGCTCGGTGCGCGGAAGCCTTCGCAGTGGCTTGTTCCCGATGTGCTCGGTGCCGACGGTACGTTCGACGGTCGCACGCTCGCGCGCAGAAGAGCTGCCTTTGATGGCGTGCACGCGCTCTTCGGGCTGGCTGCGGTCGCCGGCGCTCTCGCCGTTGCGCTGGCCGACGCCACGCGTGCCGCGGGCACCTTCGACCCGGCCGCAATCTTCGATTTTCTGCTCGCCAATCGCGCTGGGCTGGGGCGTTTCGCGGCGGCCCTGGCGCTCGCTTTGGCGGTGCTTGCTCCCGCCCGCAGGCAGGGCCTGCGGGCGGGAGCGGCGCTCGTCGCCATCGTTGCGCTGGCTGCAGCCGGGCACGCTGCCTCTGCCCAACCGCAGGCGCTTGCGATCACCGCGCTATCGCTGCACGTCGCCGCCGGCTGCGCATGGTTAGGGGGGATCCTCGCGATCGCGCTCACCTGGTGGTCACTTCTCCGGCGTGCGGGCGATCACCGTACCCGCCTACTGCCAGCGGTGCTCGAGCCCTTCGGGCTGGTAGCGCTACCCGCCTTCGTGCTCGTGGTCGCGGCCGGCACCGTCAACGCCGTGATCGCGCTGGGATCGCCGAAAGACCTCCTCGACACCGCGTGGGGCCGGGTGTTGCTGCTCAAGATCGAGTTCGTCGGGTTCGTCGCGTTGCTAAGCGCGCTGCACGCGCTGCGCTGGCGCCGGCGCATCGCCGGAGCGGGCGCCCCCGCGCGGCTCGTGCGGCGCCACTGGCGCGTGGTGCGCGCACAGCCGTGGCTGGTTCCGCCGGTACTCGTAGCCAGTGCGCTGCTCACCGGTTTCGCCTTGCCGCCGCGGCAAGTAGCGGCGACGCTCGCGAGTGCCGATCCCTTCGGCTGCCGCGGTTGCCCGCCGCGGGCGCCGCTGCCGGGCGAACTCGCGGTTGCCGACCACGCCGGTCCGGTCTTGGTCGCCGCGTGGGTGCGCCCCGAACGCGGCGGGCGCGCGGCCTTCGAGTTGCGTCTGCGGCAGTTGCGTGGCGAGGCGTTCGCACCGCGACCGCGCGTACCGGGCGCTGAGCGGCTGCGCAGCTGCGGCCCCGGCTGCTGGCAGGGGCTGCTGACGGCGCCGTCCGAAGAGCTCGAGGTGACCCTCGCGCGCCGCGGCCAACGCGTCGGTGTGGCGCGTCTACCGCTCGCAGTAGCGCCGCATTCGGCGGACCGTGCGCGCAGACTACTGACACGCGCCGAACGGCGGATGCGGAAGCTGGCAGCGGTACGTGAGGATGAAACGCTGACTAGCGGCGTTGGCCGACCGGTCGTGACCCGTTATGCCTTGGTCGCTCCCGACCGCCTCGCCTTCCGTTTCTCGCAGGGAGGCGGTGGCGTCGTGATCGGGGCGCGGCAGTGGCGGGTGCTGCCCGACGGACGCGTCGAGAGCTCGCCCTACGTCGGACGGTTCCGCAGTGCCTCCTGGTTCCGCTGGACCGCGTACGCCCGCTACGCCTGGCTGTTGCGCGGCGATCGTCGCTACCTGCGCATCGCGCTGTTCGACCCGGGCACGCCGATCTGGTATCGCCTTGCGATCGAGCGTCGGCGCGGTCTCGTACGAGCAGTACGGATGATCGCTCCCGGCCACTACATGACCCAAACTTTCTATGCCTTCGACCAGCCGACCAGGATCGTGCCGCCGCCTCCCACCCCTTGA
- a CDS encoding TlpA family protein disulfide reductase, with protein sequence MAGATSAHHDSPDAAIGSGRPGVRLAAALLVGAFLALLVYGLVARSGGGSLDSELARGRTPAAPQFTLPVLVRGDQRLLPVAARRALADDRLALRELRGTPVVLNFWASWCPPCRAEAPTLERGWRAAAPAGVVFLGLNMQDVRDDARAFVGELRLSYPSVREPDNEIARRYGVTGLPETFFIDARGRVVGHVIGAISESQLRRGVAAARTGRPLGSRRGGDRRGTR encoded by the coding sequence ATGGCGGGGGCGACCAGTGCGCACCACGACTCTCCGGACGCCGCCATCGGCAGCGGCCGTCCGGGCGTGCGCTTGGCGGCGGCGCTGCTGGTCGGCGCGTTCCTGGCGCTCCTCGTCTACGGGCTCGTCGCGCGGTCCGGGGGCGGCAGCCTCGACTCCGAGCTCGCCCGCGGGCGCACACCGGCCGCGCCCCAGTTCACGCTGCCGGTCCTGGTGCGCGGCGACCAACGCCTCCTGCCGGTGGCCGCACGACGAGCGCTCGCCGACGACCGTCTAGCGCTCCGCGAGCTGCGGGGCACGCCGGTCGTACTCAACTTCTGGGCCTCCTGGTGTCCACCGTGCCGCGCCGAGGCACCGACGCTTGAGCGGGGCTGGCGCGCAGCAGCGCCGGCCGGTGTTGTCTTCCTCGGTCTCAACATGCAAGACGTGCGTGACGACGCGCGCGCGTTCGTGGGTGAGCTGCGCCTCAGCTACCCGAGCGTGCGCGAGCCGGACAACGAGATCGCGCGTCGCTACGGCGTCACAGGGTTGCCTGAGACCTTCTTCATCGATGCCCGCGGCCGCGTCGTAGGCCACGTAATCGGCGCGATCTCGGAGTCGCAGTTGCGACGCGGCGTAGCGGCCGCACGGACCGGTAGGCCGCTCGGGAGTCGCCGCGGTGGCGACCGTCGTGGGACGCGCTGA